In one Pseudodesulfovibrio tunisiensis genomic region, the following are encoded:
- a CDS encoding DUF503 domain-containing protein: MIIGVLTLNFRLHGNRSLKGKRQVANSLKQKLRNKFNVSVAETGFLDVHDTLELGVVTVANETAKVESRLAKALAMIEAISPAELVRCGTEIFSDGESAAS, translated from the coding sequence ATGATAATCGGTGTCCTGACCCTGAATTTTCGGCTGCACGGCAACCGCTCCCTCAAGGGAAAACGGCAGGTTGCCAACAGTCTGAAGCAGAAACTCAGAAACAAGTTCAACGTGTCCGTGGCGGAAACCGGCTTTCTGGACGTTCACGACACCTTGGAACTGGGTGTGGTCACCGTGGCCAATGAAACGGCAAAGGTGGAAAGCCGTCTTGCAAAGGCCTTGGCCATGATCGAGGCCATATCCCCTGCCGAACTTGTCCGGTGCGGGACAGAAATTTTCAGCGACGGTGAATCCGCCGCAAGTTGA
- the rbfA gene encoding 30S ribosome-binding factor RbfA, with translation MKVSDSRRAARLGDQIMREVSSMLVEEVQDPRLMTVTLTGVRMNANLRVAEILYSAASGEDREEIQKGLKKASGFLRSNLGKRLKLRFVPELRFAYDEFLEDVVYGKPTGRN, from the coding sequence ATGAAGGTATCAGATTCCCGTCGAGCCGCACGTCTGGGCGACCAGATCATGCGCGAAGTCAGCTCCATGCTCGTTGAGGAAGTGCAGGACCCTCGCCTCATGACCGTCACCCTGACCGGGGTGCGCATGAACGCGAATCTGCGCGTCGCCGAGATTCTCTATTCCGCGGCCAGTGGCGAAGACCGCGAGGAAATTCAGAAGGGCTTGAAAAAAGCCTCTGGTTTTCTGCGCTCCAATCTTGGCAAACGACTGAAACTGCGCTTTGTTCCCGAGCTGCGCTTTGCTTATGATGAATTTCTCGAGGATGTGGTGTATGGAAAACCCACTGGCCGAAATTAG
- a CDS encoding DHH family phosphoesterase → MENPLAEISRILRENNDFLVVSHANPDGDAIGSTAAVGHILTALGKQFTLYNASGLPDRYAWASIPGPIVRELPEKLPEWTIVLDCGADHRIGDDLYHRMKETRVVNIDHHLGNANYGEFNWVDHRQPAVGSMIAELAREQGMEMSGPLAECLYLAISTDTGFFTYGTTTPESLELAAEMLRNGLNLADINRNITKQWSLNRLKLWSKAMDGVELFFDGALGMITITTDMFEATGTTRDDTESLVNILRRLTSVRVAAILRQEGPKFWKFSLRSHGTVNVQEMAAQLHGGGHKNASGGIILDNDLLEAKQRLVDIIGQSLGLK, encoded by the coding sequence ATGGAAAACCCACTGGCCGAAATTAGTCGCATCCTCCGCGAAAACAACGATTTTCTCGTTGTCTCGCACGCCAATCCCGATGGCGATGCCATAGGGAGTACAGCAGCTGTCGGCCATATCCTGACCGCTCTCGGCAAGCAGTTCACCCTGTACAACGCTTCCGGCCTTCCGGACCGCTATGCCTGGGCTTCCATTCCCGGCCCCATCGTCAGGGAATTGCCCGAAAAACTTCCCGAGTGGACCATTGTGCTGGACTGCGGCGCAGACCATCGCATCGGTGACGACCTGTACCATCGAATGAAGGAAACCCGGGTCGTGAACATCGACCACCATCTGGGCAACGCCAACTACGGTGAATTCAACTGGGTCGACCATCGCCAGCCCGCCGTGGGCAGCATGATCGCCGAGCTCGCCCGGGAACAGGGCATGGAAATGTCCGGCCCTCTGGCCGAATGCCTGTACTTGGCCATTTCCACGGACACGGGCTTTTTCACCTACGGAACCACGACCCCGGAATCGCTTGAACTGGCTGCGGAAATGCTGCGCAACGGCCTGAATCTGGCCGACATCAACCGCAACATCACCAAGCAGTGGTCCCTGAATCGGCTCAAGCTCTGGAGCAAGGCCATGGACGGGGTGGAGCTGTTCTTTGACGGCGCTCTGGGCATGATCACCATCACCACGGACATGTTCGAGGCCACTGGAACCACTCGCGACGACACGGAAAGTCTGGTCAATATCCTGCGCAGACTGACTTCGGTTCGCGTTGCCGCGATTCTTCGTCAGGAAGGACCGAAATTCTGGAAATTCAGCCTTCGCTCCCATGGCACGGTCAATGTTCAGGAAATGGCGGCGCAACTTCACGGCGGCGGTCACAAGAACGCCTCGGGCGGCATTATTCTGGACAATGATCTGCTTGAAGCCAAACAGAGGCTCGTGGATATAATAGGCCAATCGCTGGGACTGAAGTAA
- the truB gene encoding tRNA pseudouridine(55) synthase TruB, protein MGRRRRHFKRSKEQLDGLLVLNKPSGPTSADCLNDIKHQLRQYKIGHAGTLDPLARGVLLVLLGQATKLAPFLTGAEKVYSGTFRLGTTTDTYDIQGEIVSEAEVTASNGDVEREIVAWKELTEQEVPAYSAAKHKGKPLYELARAGEEIPVKIKPIVISQAEALDVNLPDAGFRVSCSAGTYVRSLVHSLGTRLGCGAVLTSLNREASTPFVLDQAHSLEEVLKEPEKLAEWMIPLAEALPHWPRFTLTEPLANLVRNGARLPVNENPGEPLYGSHGDHAMLLSPEGTPLALVEAVLQDNQLKWAILRGLWGDA, encoded by the coding sequence ATGGGACGCAGAAGAAGACATTTCAAGCGGAGCAAGGAACAACTGGACGGCCTTCTGGTTCTGAACAAGCCGTCCGGACCGACCTCTGCCGACTGCCTGAACGATATCAAGCATCAGCTCAGGCAGTACAAGATCGGGCATGCCGGAACGCTGGATCCACTGGCTCGCGGCGTGCTTCTGGTCCTGCTGGGACAAGCCACGAAACTGGCTCCGTTCCTGACTGGAGCGGAAAAAGTGTATTCTGGAACGTTTCGTCTGGGTACCACGACTGATACCTATGATATTCAAGGCGAAATTGTTTCCGAGGCCGAAGTGACGGCCTCAAACGGCGATGTGGAACGCGAGATCGTTGCCTGGAAAGAGTTGACAGAGCAAGAGGTTCCCGCGTATTCCGCAGCCAAACACAAGGGCAAACCCCTGTACGAACTCGCCCGTGCTGGCGAGGAAATACCGGTGAAGATCAAGCCCATTGTTATTTCTCAAGCCGAAGCGCTGGACGTGAACCTACCCGACGCGGGTTTCAGGGTCAGCTGTTCCGCAGGCACCTACGTACGTTCCCTGGTCCACAGCTTGGGGACACGACTGGGATGCGGTGCGGTGCTGACAAGTCTGAACCGTGAGGCAAGCACGCCCTTCGTGCTGGACCAGGCGCATAGCCTGGAAGAAGTCCTGAAAGAGCCGGAAAAGTTGGCGGAATGGATGATTCCCCTTGCGGAAGCCCTTCCCCACTGGCCCAGATTCACGCTCACCGAACCACTCGCCAACCTCGTTCGCAACGGGGCAAGGTTGCCGGTGAACGAGAATCCCGGCGAACCACTTTACGGTTCCCACGGCGACCATGCCATGCTGCTTTCCCCCGAGGGAACGCCGCTGGCCCTGGTCGAAGCCGTACTTCAGGACAACCAGCTCAAATGGGCGATTCTGCGCGGCCTCTGGGGCGACGCCTGA
- the rpsO gene encoding 30S ribosomal protein S15 — MDAQAKNVIIEEYKTHEGDTGSPEVQIALLSERIKYLTEHFKTHKKDFHSRTGLLKLVGQRRKLLNYLRKKDIQRYRDLISRLGLRK; from the coding sequence ATGGATGCACAAGCCAAGAACGTGATTATCGAGGAATACAAAACCCATGAGGGTGACACCGGGTCTCCGGAAGTTCAGATTGCCCTGCTCTCCGAGCGGATCAAGTATCTGACCGAACACTTCAAGACCCATAAGAAGGACTTCCACTCCCGCACCGGCCTGCTGAAGCTGGTCGGACAGCGCCGGAAACTTCTCAACTACCTGAGAAAGAAAGACATCCAGCGCTATCGCGATCTGATCAGCCGCCTGGGCCTGCGCAAGTAG
- the pnp gene encoding polyribonucleotide nucleotidyltransferase — MLKPFDATRLTTKVGDLEITLEAGRLANQASGAVWIQSGGTVVLVTATTQKLAEDRGFFPLTCNYQEMAYAAGRVPGNYFRREIGRPSEHETLVSRLIDRPIRPLFAKGFADEVQIIATVLSADKFVNPDVLALTGASAALHISKMPFLGPIVGARVGYVNNEFVLYPTYKGMSEQSSMNLIFAATREAVVMVEGGAQFVSEDMVADALEWGHKEMQPLFDIQDELREKVGVPKMEVTPPERDEEVASYVAEIITDDLKAALTTPEKMPRYAAKDAAKAKAKEAVAEKFPDDLEKQKQVGDVVNDMTKKIVRDRIVNEGLRIDGRDTTTVRPLSIEVGLLPMTHGSCLFRRGETSSLAVATLGSSRDEQRMDSLLGDVTKRFMLHYNFPPYCVGEARMLRGPSRREIGHGALAERAISPVLPDPEKFPFTIRAVSEIMESNGSSSMASVCGCTMALMDAGIPISEPVAGIAMGLCKEDDQYFVLTDILGDEDALGDMDFKVAGTKDGITAIQMDIKITGIPYDVLRKALAQAKEARLHILEHMNQVLPTPRESLSELAPQMCEVHVDPDKIRSVIGPGGKNIKAITAETEADIDIEDSGKVSIFAPTMAAMEKAKEMVLYYDQKPEPGKNYLGVVRKILEVGALVEILPGLEGMLHISQLDVERIEKVEDLLQLGQEVWVKCISLEPGGRIRLSRKAWLMEEAGQEVNLDDFKRPAPRGGDRGGRRDDRRGGRRDDRRRR, encoded by the coding sequence ATGTTGAAACCTTTTGACGCCACTCGCCTGACCACCAAGGTCGGCGATCTCGAGATCACTCTCGAGGCAGGTCGTCTGGCCAATCAGGCCAGCGGCGCCGTCTGGATACAGTCCGGCGGCACCGTTGTGCTGGTTACCGCCACCACCCAGAAGCTCGCGGAAGATCGCGGCTTCTTCCCCCTGACCTGCAACTATCAGGAAATGGCCTATGCCGCTGGCCGTGTGCCCGGCAACTACTTCCGCCGCGAGATCGGCCGTCCCTCCGAGCACGAGACCCTGGTCTCCCGCCTGATCGACCGCCCCATCCGCCCCTTGTTCGCCAAGGGCTTTGCCGACGAAGTGCAGATCATTGCCACGGTCCTGTCCGCAGACAAATTCGTGAACCCGGACGTGCTGGCACTGACTGGTGCCTCCGCGGCCCTGCACATCTCCAAGATGCCCTTCCTCGGCCCCATCGTGGGTGCGCGCGTGGGCTACGTGAACAACGAATTCGTGCTCTACCCCACCTACAAGGGCATGAGCGAGCAGTCCTCCATGAACCTAATCTTCGCGGCCACCCGCGAGGCCGTGGTCATGGTCGAGGGCGGCGCCCAGTTCGTGAGCGAGGACATGGTTGCCGACGCTCTGGAATGGGGCCACAAGGAAATGCAGCCCCTGTTCGACATTCAGGACGAGCTGCGTGAAAAGGTCGGCGTGCCCAAGATGGAAGTCACTCCCCCGGAACGCGACGAGGAAGTCGCCTCCTACGTGGCCGAAATCATCACCGACGACCTCAAGGCCGCGCTGACCACCCCGGAAAAAATGCCCCGCTACGCGGCCAAGGACGCTGCCAAGGCCAAAGCCAAGGAAGCGGTTGCCGAGAAGTTCCCGGACGACCTTGAAAAACAGAAGCAGGTCGGTGACGTGGTCAACGACATGACCAAGAAGATCGTGCGCGACCGCATCGTGAACGAAGGCCTGCGCATCGACGGCCGCGACACCACCACGGTGCGCCCGCTGTCCATCGAAGTCGGCCTGCTGCCCATGACGCACGGCTCCTGCCTGTTCCGCCGCGGCGAAACCAGCTCCCTGGCCGTTGCCACGCTGGGTTCCTCCCGTGACGAGCAGCGCATGGACTCTCTGCTGGGCGACGTGACCAAGCGGTTCATGCTGCACTACAATTTCCCGCCGTACTGCGTGGGTGAAGCCCGCATGCTGCGCGGCCCCAGCCGTCGCGAGATCGGCCACGGCGCTCTTGCCGAGCGCGCCATCTCCCCGGTGCTTCCCGATCCCGAGAAGTTCCCGTTCACCATCCGTGCGGTCTCCGAAATCATGGAGTCCAACGGTTCTTCCTCCATGGCCTCCGTGTGCGGCTGCACCATGGCCCTGATGGACGCAGGCATCCCCATTTCCGAGCCGGTTGCCGGCATCGCCATGGGCCTGTGCAAGGAAGATGACCAGTACTTCGTGCTGACCGACATCCTTGGTGACGAGGACGCCCTTGGCGACATGGACTTCAAGGTCGCGGGCACCAAGGACGGCATCACCGCCATCCAGATGGACATCAAGATCACGGGCATCCCCTACGATGTGCTGCGCAAGGCTCTGGCTCAGGCCAAGGAAGCCCGCCTGCACATTCTGGAACACATGAATCAGGTGCTGCCCACCCCGCGCGAAAGCCTGTCCGAACTGGCCCCGCAGATGTGCGAAGTCCACGTCGATCCGGACAAGATTCGCTCCGTCATCGGACCCGGCGGCAAGAACATCAAGGCCATTACTGCGGAAACCGAAGCCGACATCGACATCGAGGATTCCGGCAAGGTCTCCATCTTCGCCCCGACCATGGCTGCCATGGAAAAGGCCAAGGAAATGGTCCTCTACTACGATCAGAAGCCCGAACCCGGCAAGAACTACCTCGGCGTGGTGCGCAAGATCCTCGAGGTCGGCGCACTGGTCGAAATCCTGCCTGGTCTGGAAGGCATGCTGCACATTTCCCAGCTCGACGTGGAGCGCATCGAAAAGGTCGAAGACCTGCTCCAGCTCGGTCAGGAAGTGTGGGTCAAGTGCATCTCCCTGGAGCCCGGCGGACGCATCCGTCTGTCCCGCAAGGCTTGGCTCATGGAAGAAGCCGGTCAGGAAGTCAATCTGGACGACTTCAAGCGCCCCGCTCCCCGGGGTGGCGATCGCGGCGGACGTCGTGATGACCGCCGCGGTGGACGCCGTGACGATCGCCGTCGCCGCTAG
- the uxx1 gene encoding UXX-star selenoprotein family 1, producing MSEQIIIYGKSTCPHTRRALDAYPQAHFIDVLLSPADLGEMMRLSGGQRRIPVIVRNGEVEIGYRRGS from the coding sequence ATGTCCGAGCAAATCATCATCTACGGCAAGTCCACATGCCCGCACACACGCCGGGCACTTGATGCCTACCCGCAGGCACATTTCATCGACGTTCTGCTCTCTCCGGCCGATCTGGGCGAAATGATGCGTCTGTCCGGAGGACAACGGCGCATTCCGGTCATCGTGCGCAACGGAGAAGTCGAAATCGGGTACAGGAGAGGCTCCTGA
- a CDS encoding CatB-related O-acetyltransferase, whose protein sequence is MSGNPFSSPFEGYAIRDHLTNPNISVGRRTYYSGYYHGCHFEENVRYLAPDRTDVDKLRIGSFCSIGSGAVFMMAGNQGHRFDWASTYPFHYMPDFFEAPDGWVPKGDTVVGNDVWIGTEAMIMPGVTIGDGAVIGARSLVTRDVPPYAIVGGTPAKVLRYRFSDEEITLLLEFRWWEKDDESIRRNQRLLCSRDIRRLVSEWE, encoded by the coding sequence ATGTCCGGCAATCCCTTTTCCTCCCCGTTCGAGGGGTATGCAATTCGCGATCACCTGACCAATCCGAATATTTCGGTTGGCAGGCGCACCTATTATTCCGGCTATTACCACGGCTGCCATTTCGAGGAGAACGTCCGGTATCTCGCTCCGGATCGAACCGATGTGGACAAGTTGCGCATCGGTAGCTTCTGCTCCATCGGTTCGGGCGCTGTGTTCATGATGGCCGGGAATCAGGGGCATCGTTTCGATTGGGCCAGCACCTATCCGTTTCACTACATGCCGGATTTCTTCGAGGCGCCGGACGGCTGGGTACCCAAGGGGGACACCGTGGTCGGCAATGATGTCTGGATCGGAACCGAAGCCATGATCATGCCCGGCGTGACCATCGGCGACGGGGCCGTGATCGGCGCGCGCTCACTGGTGACCCGCGATGTCCCGCCTTATGCCATTGTCGGCGGCACGCCTGCCAAGGTCCTGCGATACCGTTTCAGCGACGAGGAAATAACCCTGCTGCTGGAATTCAGATGGTGGGAAAAGGACGACGAATCCATCCGGCGCAATCAACGATTGCTCTGCAGCAGGGATATTCGGCGGCTCGTCAGCGAATGGGAGTAG
- the amrB gene encoding AmmeMemoRadiSam system protein B gives MERKPVVAGQFYPGDEATLNKAVDACLSLARDKAQAPTLLAMVPHAGYVFSGGVCGRTLASASLADTILLLGPNHTGLGRRFAVWDSGVWNLPGIGVPIDAELADSVLASNPFFAADHDAHLREHSLEVILPFLRRLNPEVTVVPVSVSEYSLERLEQAGRAVGRALKTFPRPVSIVVSSDMSHYISHDQAKERDSLALDAAVALDPENLFRTVTDNDISMCGVLPMTLGLFAALEMGATRGELVAYATSGDASGDYSQVVGYAGVLVS, from the coding sequence ATGGAGAGGAAACCTGTGGTTGCCGGACAATTCTATCCCGGCGACGAAGCGACCTTGAACAAGGCCGTGGATGCCTGTTTGTCCCTTGCCCGTGACAAGGCGCAGGCACCTACGCTTCTGGCCATGGTGCCCCACGCCGGATACGTGTTTTCCGGCGGTGTGTGCGGCAGGACGCTGGCTTCGGCATCGCTTGCCGATACCATTCTGCTTCTCGGGCCCAACCATACCGGCCTTGGTCGGCGTTTCGCGGTCTGGGATAGCGGCGTCTGGAATCTGCCCGGAATCGGGGTACCCATTGATGCCGAGCTTGCCGACTCGGTGCTTGCTTCCAACCCGTTTTTTGCTGCCGACCATGACGCGCATCTGCGTGAACATTCCCTTGAAGTGATCCTGCCCTTTCTGCGTCGGCTCAACCCGGAGGTGACCGTTGTGCCTGTCAGCGTGTCCGAATATTCCCTTGAGCGGCTGGAACAGGCGGGCAGGGCGGTTGGTCGGGCGCTCAAGACGTTTCCCCGACCCGTGTCCATCGTGGTCAGCTCGGACATGAGCCACTACATTTCCCATGATCAGGCCAAGGAACGCGATTCGCTGGCTCTGGACGCTGCCGTGGCACTTGATCCGGAAAACCTGTTTCGTACCGTTACGGACAATGACATTTCCATGTGCGGGGTGCTGCCCATGACGCTGGGATTGTTCGCGGCTCTGGAAATGGGCGCCACGCGCGGTGAACTTGTGGCCTATGCCACGTCCGGAGACGCGTCCGGCGATTATTCGCAGGTTGTTGGCTATGCCGGTGTGCTGGTGAGCTGA
- a CDS encoding tetratricopeptide repeat protein, with protein sequence MIVKKAESIFWPLALALLAGLLHASPCAALRVNFDSRGDVDRITFSFDSGKMQPYSVARTGERELTVGFDPGIWDVEPKPGGKDFPAKQVESITTRGDDVIIRTRSNAFGYFRSDVPGRPQLLLQVYRDPIGARWKPPAPEVPTPAPEATPTPEPQPATRTGQAVPVSAPEVPAAAISAPEVSAAPTQSATVRPSPEDQQPTPQTADDRKPFFSVPYSVRSEVAPPPGSGSAEVQTVKQAVAVPVRPEEIPQPVAQQPVPEPSAPEPVSAPETETGDYPPSNELRFKAVNRSASEVKFAELAGDDQGMTRVVEPVSAPESQGEGAVSGVVAPPPGATVQTVTPSAKPVAEEAVPVQAGGTVEPPATVEQVVARPERVEVALPSGGGQVSGAVAPPPSVVQGAPPPAPEPDEVVEVPVTPSEPEQAAQTEAIPAPAEEPAVPDQPVSAEAQPGEEGQAAQPEKETPEQVRARIREDIYEAQSLMFGGNLQAALDIFEKTIKEPQIDDDAREEVLYAIADIKRQLYGDELAAHFEEVAQAYLEAMNANLRSNRVPRALLNLGLVNLKVGNFPEAKAYFKILQEKYPDDDNIPSISYYWGEYYYRMGDYKRAADQFQYLIQTYPEHELVKQAAFYLADSLNRTGFTEQAFQIVDYIDKRWPDYYMENMAFLTLAGDVETRLGMWEAAKNHYFTAFNLNPDADGADIVLARIGDLYLRLDQTRPAKEIYEKAVKEYPDREGGLVAKMRLAEEGIYDDPTMGQMVDVFDRPYNLRPENVYTEIVEKYPDSALAPVAQLKLAMWYAFNKKYSEALGAAQDFIGKFPDSPLVPRARKLGDSVFALAVPGLMEEERYGRVVRYWETYDFIGEKDTKVDNGTILSVATSYWKAGQPEKSLELIKPFLTEKQIPRYSDEALGLAVNIYLDQLAWQEIADLVQMAQQNWQLGEKQQGQLKYARAMSLQNLGDPTQALVLWADLAKNMRIDPAFRAYAMYYMAKSSMQRQDLRKGFVYAQEALSLLLQTNGDPEKIKDAVLMSIYATERSGRYGEALKWAREYDQYIDADNPEWASTRFKLARIYRKAGAIDEWKQLLQDIIDKKPQSLQAQLAKSALETYDLEQQTQQYAPKIQ encoded by the coding sequence GTGATTGTCAAAAAGGCCGAAAGCATATTCTGGCCCCTTGCGCTGGCCCTGCTGGCGGGATTGCTTCATGCCTCCCCGTGCGCTGCCCTGCGTGTGAATTTCGATTCGCGCGGGGATGTTGATCGTATCACTTTTTCCTTTGATTCCGGAAAAATGCAGCCATACTCCGTTGCCAGAACCGGGGAGCGGGAACTGACCGTCGGATTCGACCCCGGCATCTGGGATGTGGAACCCAAGCCCGGGGGAAAGGATTTCCCAGCCAAACAGGTCGAATCCATCACCACCCGGGGCGATGATGTGATCATTCGTACCCGGAGCAATGCGTTCGGGTATTTTCGCAGCGATGTTCCGGGCAGGCCGCAACTTCTTTTGCAGGTCTATCGCGATCCCATTGGTGCACGCTGGAAACCTCCGGCACCGGAAGTACCAACCCCAGCCCCGGAAGCTACGCCGACACCTGAGCCGCAGCCTGCGACCCGGACCGGGCAGGCCGTCCCTGTTTCCGCACCCGAGGTGCCCGCGGCTGCCATATCTGCTCCGGAAGTCTCTGCGGCCCCAACGCAGTCGGCAACGGTCCGGCCGAGTCCGGAGGATCAGCAGCCGACCCCGCAGACTGCGGATGATCGCAAGCCGTTTTTTTCCGTACCCTATTCCGTGCGAAGCGAAGTGGCTCCTCCGCCCGGTTCGGGCAGTGCCGAGGTGCAGACCGTGAAGCAGGCCGTGGCAGTTCCGGTCCGACCCGAGGAGATTCCGCAGCCTGTTGCGCAGCAACCCGTACCCGAGCCTTCCGCGCCCGAGCCTGTTTCCGCACCGGAAACCGAGACCGGGGACTATCCGCCGTCGAACGAGTTGCGTTTCAAGGCCGTGAATCGCTCTGCCTCGGAAGTGAAGTTCGCGGAACTGGCCGGAGATGACCAGGGGATGACACGGGTTGTCGAGCCTGTTTCGGCCCCGGAATCGCAGGGAGAAGGTGCGGTTTCCGGTGTGGTGGCCCCGCCGCCCGGTGCCACAGTGCAGACCGTGACGCCTTCGGCGAAACCTGTTGCCGAAGAAGCTGTTCCGGTTCAGGCCGGGGGAACCGTGGAGCCGCCCGCGACAGTGGAACAGGTTGTTGCCCGGCCCGAACGGGTTGAAGTTGCCCTGCCTTCCGGTGGTGGGCAGGTGTCCGGTGCCGTTGCTCCGCCGCCCAGCGTGGTGCAGGGGGCGCCGCCTCCGGCTCCCGAGCCGGACGAGGTGGTCGAGGTGCCTGTCACGCCGTCCGAACCGGAACAGGCTGCGCAGACCGAAGCAATCCCGGCTCCCGCGGAAGAGCCCGCCGTGCCGGACCAGCCGGTTTCGGCCGAGGCCCAGCCCGGTGAGGAAGGACAGGCAGCCCAGCCGGAAAAGGAAACCCCGGAGCAGGTCAGGGCGCGCATTCGTGAAGACATTTACGAGGCCCAATCCCTGATGTTCGGGGGTAATCTGCAGGCTGCGCTGGACATTTTCGAGAAGACGATCAAGGAACCGCAGATTGACGACGATGCTCGCGAGGAAGTCCTGTACGCCATCGCGGACATCAAGCGGCAGCTTTACGGCGATGAACTGGCCGCGCATTTCGAGGAAGTGGCGCAAGCCTATCTGGAGGCCATGAACGCGAATCTGCGTTCCAATCGCGTGCCGCGTGCCCTGCTGAATTTGGGGTTGGTCAATCTCAAGGTGGGCAATTTCCCTGAAGCCAAGGCCTATTTCAAGATTCTTCAGGAAAAATACCCGGATGACGACAACATTCCGTCCATCAGCTACTACTGGGGTGAATACTATTACCGCATGGGCGATTACAAGCGGGCTGCGGACCAGTTCCAGTATCTGATTCAGACCTACCCGGAACACGAACTGGTCAAGCAGGCCGCGTTCTATCTGGCGGATTCCCTGAATCGGACCGGATTCACGGAGCAGGCCTTCCAGATCGTGGACTACATCGACAAGCGTTGGCCCGACTACTACATGGAAAACATGGCGTTCCTGACTCTGGCCGGAGACGTGGAAACCCGGCTCGGCATGTGGGAAGCGGCCAAGAATCATTATTTCACCGCGTTCAACCTCAATCCGGACGCGGACGGTGCAGACATCGTGCTGGCCCGGATCGGCGATCTGTATCTGCGGCTCGACCAGACGCGACCGGCCAAGGAAATTTACGAAAAGGCGGTCAAGGAATATCCGGACCGCGAAGGCGGACTTGTCGCAAAGATGCGTCTTGCCGAGGAAGGAATCTACGATGATCCTACCATGGGCCAGATGGTGGACGTGTTTGACCGTCCCTACAATCTGAGGCCTGAAAATGTGTATACCGAGATCGTGGAAAAGTACCCGGACAGTGCGCTTGCTCCAGTGGCGCAGCTCAAGCTGGCCATGTGGTACGCCTTCAACAAGAAGTATTCCGAGGCGCTCGGCGCGGCTCAGGACTTTATCGGGAAGTTTCCGGACAGCCCGCTTGTGCCCAGAGCCCGCAAGCTCGGGGATTCCGTGTTCGCCCTTGCCGTTCCCGGGCTCATGGAGGAAGAGCGGTACGGGCGTGTGGTGCGCTATTGGGAGACCTATGATTTCATCGGCGAAAAGGACACCAAGGTCGACAACGGCACCATCCTGAGCGTGGCCACCAGCTACTGGAAGGCAGGACAGCCGGAAAAGTCGCTGGAACTGATCAAGCCGTTTCTGACGGAAAAGCAGATTCCCCGGTATTCGGACGAGGCGCTGGGGTTGGCCGTGAACATCTATCTGGATCAGCTCGCCTGGCAGGAGATCGCCGATCTCGTGCAGATGGCGCAGCAGAACTGGCAGCTCGGGGAAAAACAGCAGGGCCAGCTCAAATACGCCCGGGCCATGTCGCTTCAGAATCTGGGCGATCCCACGCAGGCTCTGGTGCTGTGGGCTGATCTGGCAAAGAACATGCGCATCGACCCGGCGTTTCGGGCCTATGCCATGTACTACATGGCCAAGTCCTCCATGCAGCGTCAGGATTTGCGCAAGGGATTCGTCTATGCGCAGGAGGCACTTTCCCTGCTGCTCCAGACCAATGGCGATCCGGAAAAGATCAAGGACGCGGTGCTCATGTCCATCTATGCCACGGAGCGTTCCGGCCGGTATGGCGAAGCCCTCAAGTGGGCGCGGGAATACGACCAGTACATTGACGCGGACAACCCGGAGTGGGCCTCCACGCGTTTCAAGCTGGCCCGCATATACCGCAAGGCCGGAGCCATCGATGAATGGAAGCAGCTTCTGCAGGATATCATCGACAAGAAGCCGCAGTCGCTTCAGGCCCAGCTTGCCAAATCCGCGCTGGAAACCTACGATCTGGAACAGCAGACCCAGCAGTACGCCCCGAAAATCCAGTGA